In Saccharothrix syringae, the following are encoded in one genomic region:
- a CDS encoding MFS transporter: MKRPVGLVIAVLSLCGTVVSLMQTLVVPLLPELPTLLGTTADNASWLVTITLLTSAVATPILSKVADMVGKRLVMALALGVLVVGSVVCALSGSLGGMMAGRALQGFAPALIPVGISIMRDELPKERVGSAVALMSATLGIGAAAGLPLGGAIATALDWHSLFWVSAGMGAVMLAAVLLVVPESSVRSPGRFDLVGAVLLSVALTSLLLAISKGAAWGWTSRATLLCLVVAVLGFAATAPWELRVGNPLVDLRTSARRPVLLTNVASLLAGFAMYANLLVSTQELQLPEATGVGFGLPPTAAGLAMLPGGLVMVLLAPVSAAVTRRYGARITLMVGSLVMAVGYAARALLTGQLWQLVTGTTVISVGTAIAFAAMPILVMRFVPITETAAANGLNTLVRSIGTSSSSAVVAAVLTAGAVTTAGVAAPTAAAFARVSWIAAAAAVLAALLATALPGREVTAVPSPARDETGEVVARGEVVTPDGHPVRLAVVTVLTLRGRRVDWARTDHTGTWSVALPGRGRYLVVCSADGWSPRSRVLDLGADRPQRIVLCDRRELVGVVRHGGAAVADALVTLTGPAGETAEHARTDRQGRYALPLPPLGGYVLTVLPPGSDVAHATDVVVTPQRRTVDLDLPVA, encoded by the coding sequence GTGAAGCGCCCCGTCGGACTCGTCATCGCCGTGCTCAGCCTGTGCGGGACCGTCGTGTCGCTGATGCAGACCCTCGTGGTCCCGCTGCTGCCCGAGCTGCCCACCCTGCTGGGCACCACCGCCGACAACGCCTCGTGGCTGGTGACCATCACGCTGCTGACCAGCGCGGTGGCCACGCCGATCCTGTCCAAGGTCGCCGACATGGTGGGCAAGCGGCTGGTCATGGCCCTCGCCCTCGGCGTGCTGGTGGTCGGCTCGGTGGTGTGCGCGCTGAGCGGTTCGCTGGGCGGCATGATGGCCGGCCGGGCCCTCCAGGGCTTCGCGCCCGCGCTGATCCCCGTGGGCATCAGCATCATGCGCGACGAGCTGCCGAAGGAACGGGTCGGCTCGGCCGTGGCGCTGATGAGCGCCACCCTCGGCATCGGCGCGGCGGCCGGGCTGCCGCTGGGCGGCGCGATCGCCACCGCGCTGGACTGGCACTCGCTGTTCTGGGTCTCGGCCGGGATGGGCGCGGTGATGCTGGCCGCGGTGCTGCTGGTCGTGCCGGAGTCGTCGGTGCGCTCCCCGGGGCGCTTCGACCTGGTGGGCGCGGTGCTGCTGTCGGTGGCGCTGACCAGCCTGCTGCTGGCGATCTCGAAGGGCGCGGCGTGGGGGTGGACCAGCCGGGCCACGCTGCTGTGCCTGGTCGTCGCGGTGCTGGGGTTCGCCGCGACCGCGCCGTGGGAGCTGCGGGTGGGCAACCCGCTGGTCGACCTGCGCACCTCGGCCCGCCGCCCGGTGCTGCTGACGAACGTGGCGTCGCTGCTCGCCGGGTTCGCCATGTACGCCAACCTGCTGGTCAGCACGCAGGAGCTGCAACTGCCCGAGGCCACCGGCGTCGGCTTCGGCCTGCCGCCCACCGCGGCCGGTCTCGCGATGCTGCCCGGCGGCCTGGTCATGGTCCTGCTCGCGCCGGTCTCGGCCGCGGTCACCCGCCGCTACGGGGCCCGGATCACCCTGATGGTCGGGTCGCTGGTGATGGCGGTCGGCTACGCCGCGCGCGCCCTGCTCACCGGGCAGCTGTGGCAGCTCGTCACCGGGACCACGGTCATCTCCGTCGGCACGGCCATCGCGTTCGCCGCCATGCCGATCCTGGTGATGCGCTTCGTGCCGATCACCGAGACCGCCGCCGCCAACGGCCTCAACACGCTGGTGCGCTCGATCGGCACGTCCTCCTCCAGCGCCGTGGTCGCCGCCGTCCTGACCGCGGGCGCCGTCACCACCGCGGGCGTGGCCGCGCCGACCGCCGCGGCGTTCGCCCGGGTCTCCTGGATCGCGGCCGCGGCGGCGGTGCTGGCCGCCCTGCTGGCCACCGCCCTGCCCGGCCGCGAGGTGACCGCGGTCCCCTCGCCCGCCCGCGACGAGACCGGGGAGGTGGTGGCGCGCGGCGAGGTCGTCACGCCCGACGGCCACCCGGTGCGGTTGGCGGTGGTCACCGTGCTGACCCTGCGCGGGCGGCGGGTCGACTGGGCGCGCACCGACCACACCGGCACGTGGTCGGTCGCCCTGCCCGGTCGGGGCCGCTACCTGGTGGTGTGCTCGGCCGACGGCTGGTCGCCCCGCTCCCGGGTGCTGGACCTGGGCGCCGACCGGCCGCAGCGGATCGTGCTGTGCGACCGGCGGGAGCTGGTCGGCGTGGTGCGCCACGGCGGTGCCGCGGTGGCCGACGCCCTGGTCACCCTCACCGGCCCGGCCGGCGAGACCGCCGAGCACGCGCGCACCGACCGGCAGGGCCGCTACGCGCTGCCGCTGCCGCCCCTGGGCGGCTACGTGCTCACCGTGCTGCCGCCGGGGTCGGACGTCGCCCACGCCACCGACGTGGTGGTGACCCCGCAGCGCCGCACCGTGGACCTGGACCTGCCCGTGGCGTGA
- a CDS encoding LacI family DNA-binding transcriptional regulator, with protein MVTIADVARAAGVSPSTVSYVLSGKRAISDATRLRVQRSIRRLGYRPNAGARALAGKRTNVLALVAPLRADQNVPVVMRFVGATAARARDHDHDVLLLTADEGAEGLHRVAASALADALIVMDVEAGEPRVPVLRSLERPSVLIGVPDDVRDLTCVDLDFVAAGADCLAHLADLGHRRVALIGPSPAVYRRGTSYAGRFRRGFEQAAARRGVRAAVLACPPTYEGLRACLDGLPAGVTGLVVHNEAVLGPLLSELERRGARVPGDVSVLAVCPPDLAEAHAVPLTSVDIPADELGALAVDLAVRQLDGLGAPEVRLLPPRLTARGSTGPAT; from the coding sequence GTGGTCACCATCGCCGACGTCGCGCGAGCAGCGGGCGTCTCGCCGAGCACCGTGTCCTACGTGCTGTCGGGCAAGCGCGCGATCTCCGACGCGACCCGGCTCCGGGTGCAGCGCAGCATCCGCAGGCTGGGGTACCGGCCGAACGCGGGCGCGCGGGCGCTGGCGGGCAAGCGCACCAACGTGCTGGCCCTGGTGGCGCCCCTGCGCGCCGACCAGAACGTGCCGGTGGTGATGCGGTTCGTCGGCGCCACCGCCGCGCGGGCCCGCGACCACGACCACGACGTGCTGCTGCTGACCGCGGACGAGGGCGCGGAGGGGCTGCACCGGGTCGCGGCCTCCGCGCTGGCCGACGCGCTCATCGTGATGGACGTGGAGGCGGGCGAGCCGCGGGTGCCGGTGCTGCGGTCGCTGGAGCGGCCCTCGGTGCTCATCGGCGTACCGGACGACGTGCGCGACCTGACGTGCGTGGACCTGGACTTCGTCGCCGCCGGGGCGGACTGCCTGGCCCACCTGGCCGACCTGGGCCACCGGCGGGTCGCCCTGATCGGCCCCTCCCCCGCGGTCTACCGGCGCGGCACCAGCTACGCGGGCCGGTTCCGGCGCGGGTTCGAGCAGGCGGCGGCGCGGCGGGGCGTGCGGGCCGCCGTGCTGGCCTGCCCGCCCACCTACGAGGGGCTGCGGGCGTGCCTGGACGGGCTGCCGGCCGGGGTGACCGGGCTGGTGGTGCACAACGAGGCCGTGCTGGGGCCGCTGCTGTCGGAGCTGGAGCGGCGCGGCGCGCGGGTGCCCGGGGACGTGTCGGTGCTCGCGGTGTGCCCGCCGGACCTGGCCGAGGCGCACGCCGTGCCGCTGACGTCGGTGGACATCCCGGCCGACGAGCTGGGCGCGCTGGCCGTCGACCTGGCCGTGCGGCAGCTCGACGGGCTGGGCGCGCCGGAGGTGCGGTTGCTGCCGCCGCGGCTGACCGCGCGCGGCAGCACCGGCCCGGCGACCTAG
- a CDS encoding winged helix-turn-helix transcriptional regulator codes for MSSRVYDDPCGIARALNLVGDRWALLVVRELLFGPKRFTDLRAGLPAASQNVLSHRLRELEAADVVRRRATGAPVYELTRRGARLRPVLLELARWGSATPVGSTAELSVAALLFALLTTFSPDRAGDLRGTFELRVDDEPFRVAVDGGRVDVVAGAPAEPDAVVDTDRATLRELVFGGAGLPDAVAAGRARVAGDEQAAARLLTLFPRPAAD; via the coding sequence ATGTCGAGTCGGGTGTACGACGACCCCTGCGGGATCGCCCGCGCGCTGAACCTGGTCGGCGACCGCTGGGCGCTGCTGGTGGTGCGGGAGCTGCTGTTCGGCCCCAAGCGGTTCACCGACCTGCGGGCCGGGCTGCCCGCCGCGAGCCAGAACGTGCTGTCCCACCGGCTCCGGGAGCTGGAGGCCGCCGACGTCGTGCGCCGCCGCGCCACCGGGGCGCCGGTCTACGAGCTGACCCGGCGCGGCGCGCGGCTGCGGCCGGTGCTGCTGGAACTGGCCAGGTGGGGGAGTGCCACGCCGGTCGGCTCGACCGCGGAGCTGAGCGTCGCCGCCCTGCTGTTCGCCCTGCTGACGACGTTCTCCCCGGACCGGGCCGGGGACCTGCGCGGCACCTTCGAGCTGCGGGTGGACGACGAGCCCTTCCGGGTGGCCGTGGACGGGGGACGGGTGGACGTCGTCGCGGGCGCCCCGGCCGAACCGGACGCCGTGGTCGACACCGACCGCGCCACGCTGCGCGAGCTGGTCTTCGGCGGCGCGGGCCTGCCGGACGCCGTCGCGGCGGGGCGGGCGCGGGTGGCGGGCGACGAGCAGGCCGCGGCGCGGCTGCTGACCCTGTTCCCCCGGCCCGCCGCCGACTAG
- a CDS encoding alpha/beta fold hydrolase, whose protein sequence is MATYVLVPGAGGDAGFWRFVEPLLRRRGHDVVAADLPAADDSAGLAEYADAVVTAIGDRRDLVLVAHSLGAFTAPLVCERVPVDLLVLVAAMVPAPGEAPGDWWANTGQVQAEREVRQAHGLDPDAPWDLGFTFLHDVPAEVAAPLAAEGWPAQSGTPFGRPWPLGAWPDVPTRFLLCQDDRLFPAEFQRRVVKERLGITPDEMPGGHLPALARPAELVEWLERYRTGVSGQ, encoded by the coding sequence GTGGCGACCTACGTCCTCGTCCCCGGCGCCGGCGGCGACGCCGGGTTCTGGCGGTTCGTCGAACCGCTGCTGCGCCGACGCGGCCACGACGTCGTCGCCGCGGACCTGCCCGCGGCGGACGACTCGGCCGGCCTGGCCGAGTACGCCGACGCCGTCGTGACCGCGATCGGCGACCGCCGCGACCTGGTCCTGGTGGCCCACTCGCTGGGCGCGTTCACCGCGCCGCTGGTGTGCGAACGCGTACCGGTGGACCTGCTGGTCCTGGTCGCCGCCATGGTGCCCGCGCCGGGTGAGGCCCCCGGCGACTGGTGGGCCAACACCGGCCAGGTGCAGGCCGAACGGGAGGTCAGGCAGGCGCACGGGCTTGACCCGGACGCCCCGTGGGACCTGGGTTTCACCTTCCTGCACGACGTGCCCGCCGAGGTGGCCGCGCCGCTGGCGGCCGAGGGGTGGCCGGCCCAGTCGGGCACCCCGTTCGGCCGGCCCTGGCCGCTCGGGGCGTGGCCGGACGTGCCGACCAGGTTCCTGCTCTGCCAGGACGACCGCCTGTTCCCGGCGGAGTTCCAGCGGCGCGTGGTCAAGGAGCGCCTGGGCATCACCCCGGACGAGATGCCCGGCGGCCACCTGCCCGCGCTCGCCCGCCCGGCCGAGCTGGTCGAGTGGCTGGAGCGCTACCGGACCGGGGTGTCGGGTCAGTAG
- a CDS encoding pyridoxamine 5'-phosphate oxidase family protein translates to MSDDALTAEDLEFLRRPLHGFLSVAAGPVPAQPRPVWFEATDEGTVQLFTGPGTVKVRRLRRDPRASLVVAAPVGERERWVSVAGRVAIEPDGAHDLCTRLAARYWDLDDPTRAAELAAILAEDQVRLVIHPEVVRRYTY, encoded by the coding sequence ATGAGCGACGACGCACTGACCGCCGAGGACCTGGAATTCCTCCGACGCCCCCTGCACGGTTTCCTGTCCGTGGCCGCCGGGCCGGTGCCGGCGCAGCCCCGGCCGGTGTGGTTCGAGGCCACCGACGAGGGCACGGTGCAGCTGTTCACCGGCCCGGGCACGGTCAAGGTGCGACGCCTGCGCCGCGACCCGCGCGCGTCGCTCGTCGTGGCCGCCCCGGTCGGTGAGCGCGAGCGCTGGGTGTCGGTCGCCGGCCGGGTCGCGATCGAGCCCGACGGCGCGCACGACCTGTGCACCCGCCTGGCCGCCCGCTACTGGGACCTCGACGACCCGACCCGTGCCGCCGAACTGGCCGCGATCCTGGCCGAGGACCAGGTCCGGCTCGTCATCCACCCGGAGGTCGTGCGCCGCTACACCTACTGA
- a CDS encoding DUF6518 family protein: protein MTTVRQERRVQPPVLALVGGLLLGVLTNLAQGVLPGAWNQLANSGAVWTVAAFCAGALLSRWGMVVSLVGGLCAECGLVLGYYGWAELGRDGMGDWSWPLVWLAMAFLAGPLFGAAGAWWRASGRRWQRVAGLAVLAGVFGQEGLHYALVLDYEAQAWVCGAVFALVPLLGRTWPERAITLPVAAVLAVLAHVVVGSALGGLSA from the coding sequence GTGACGACTGTCAGGCAAGAGCGCCGTGTTCAACCGCCAGTGTTGGCCCTTGTAGGTGGTCTGCTGCTGGGTGTGCTGACCAACCTGGCGCAAGGCGTGCTGCCGGGTGCGTGGAACCAACTGGCCAACTCCGGTGCGGTGTGGACGGTCGCCGCGTTCTGCGCGGGGGCGCTGCTGTCCCGCTGGGGGATGGTGGTGTCGCTGGTCGGCGGGCTGTGCGCCGAGTGCGGCCTGGTGCTCGGCTACTATGGCTGGGCCGAGCTCGGGCGTGACGGCATGGGCGACTGGTCCTGGCCGCTGGTGTGGCTCGCGATGGCCTTCCTCGCCGGTCCGCTGTTCGGCGCGGCGGGTGCCTGGTGGCGCGCCAGCGGGCGGAGGTGGCAGCGGGTCGCGGGGTTGGCCGTGCTCGCGGGCGTGTTCGGCCAGGAGGGCCTGCACTACGCCCTGGTGTTGGACTACGAGGCTCAGGCGTGGGTGTGTGGCGCGGTGTTCGCCTTGGTGCCGCTGTTGGGGCGCACGTGGCCGGAGCGGGCGATCACGTTGCCGGTGGCGGCGGTGCTGGCGGTGCTCGCCCACGTGGTCGTCGGGTCGGCGCTGGGTGGGCTGAGCGCGTAG
- a CDS encoding DUF418 domain-containing protein — protein sequence MSDQYRLVRLDALRGFALFGILAVNAWVFATGYYGSGIADPARDPAVQWIVSMFFETKFYLLFSFLFGYSFTQQMDSAARAGVAFRPRMLRRHLGLAAIGVAHAVLLFHGDILTTYALLGLVLLALRGISPRRAVRLAVGLILVSGALWTLLGVLDVLTRAPADAAAVSAQVAETVAAYRGSPGTVVAERLRQLPATLGFVVFVQAPSALAMFLLGFAAGRRRVLAEPGRYRALWAWLLRVGAPIGLAGAGFYAYVAVNHPGSPVETVAIGVSILTAPLLAGGYVAVLLRLFDTRAAAVFAPAGRVALSNYILQSVVLGVVFTAYGFGLMGTLSYGAVAGLVVGIYAVQLALSALWLRSHRYGPLEWLLRAVTTGARPVAARQL from the coding sequence GTGTCCGACCAGTACCGCCTCGTGCGGTTGGACGCGCTGCGCGGATTCGCGCTGTTCGGCATCCTCGCCGTCAACGCGTGGGTCTTCGCGACCGGCTACTACGGCTCCGGGATCGCCGATCCGGCACGCGACCCGGCCGTCCAGTGGATCGTCTCGATGTTCTTCGAAACCAAGTTCTACCTGCTGTTCTCCTTCCTCTTCGGCTACAGCTTCACGCAGCAGATGGACTCCGCCGCCCGCGCCGGCGTCGCCTTCCGGCCGCGGATGCTGCGGCGGCACCTCGGGCTCGCGGCGATCGGCGTCGCGCACGCCGTGCTGCTGTTCCACGGCGACATCCTCACCACCTACGCCCTGCTCGGCCTCGTCCTGCTGGCGCTGCGCGGCATCTCCCCGAGGCGCGCGGTCCGGCTGGCGGTGGGCCTGATCCTCGTCAGCGGTGCGTTGTGGACCCTGCTGGGTGTCCTCGACGTGCTCACCCGCGCCCCGGCCGACGCCGCCGCGGTGTCCGCGCAGGTCGCCGAGACAGTGGCCGCCTACCGGGGGAGTCCGGGGACGGTGGTCGCCGAGCGCCTGCGACAGCTGCCCGCCACGCTCGGGTTCGTCGTGTTCGTCCAGGCGCCCAGCGCCCTGGCGATGTTCCTGCTCGGGTTCGCGGCGGGCAGGCGGCGGGTGCTCGCCGAACCCGGGCGGTACCGGGCGCTGTGGGCGTGGCTGCTGCGCGTCGGCGCGCCGATCGGGCTCGCGGGGGCCGGTTTCTACGCCTACGTCGCGGTGAACCACCCCGGCAGTCCTGTCGAGACGGTCGCGATCGGGGTCAGCATCCTCACCGCTCCGCTGCTCGCCGGCGGGTACGTCGCCGTGCTGCTACGCCTGTTCGACACCCGAGCCGCGGCCGTGTTCGCCCCGGCGGGTCGCGTCGCGCTGTCGAACTACATCCTGCAGTCGGTCGTGCTGGGCGTTGTCTTCACCGCGTACGGATTCGGCCTGATGGGCACCCTGTCCTACGGCGCGGTCGCCGGGCTCGTGGTCGGCATCTACGCGGTCCAGCTCGCACTCAGCGCGCTGTGGCTCCGCAGCCACCGCTACGGACCGCTGGAATGGCTCCTCCGCGCGGTGACCACGGGCGCGCGGCCCGTGGCCGCTCGCCAACTATGA
- a CDS encoding TetR/AcrR family transcriptional regulator, producing the protein MRTVDPAKREAKRLQILAAAARCFARKGFGQTRTADICAEAGMSPGNLFYYFGSKQDIFAAVVEQDGVDTEALFAGLSAAEPWDALTRFFDLVVDLAADADYARLALEISAQAHRDERIAALVAANDRSVRSGLADLVARATGAGRIDPGLDPTTTATWLATLVDGLFNRVAVDAGFAPERERESLHLILARLLRHEAQPES; encoded by the coding sequence ATGCGCACCGTGGACCCGGCCAAGCGCGAGGCGAAGCGACTCCAGATCCTGGCGGCCGCGGCGCGGTGCTTCGCGCGCAAGGGGTTCGGCCAGACCCGCACCGCCGACATCTGCGCCGAGGCGGGGATGAGCCCCGGCAACCTGTTCTACTACTTCGGCAGCAAGCAGGACATCTTCGCCGCGGTCGTCGAGCAGGACGGCGTCGACACCGAGGCGCTGTTCGCCGGCCTGTCGGCCGCCGAGCCGTGGGACGCGCTGACCCGGTTCTTCGACCTGGTGGTCGACCTGGCCGCGGACGCGGACTACGCCCGCCTCGCCCTGGAGATCTCCGCCCAGGCCCACCGCGACGAGCGGATCGCGGCCCTGGTCGCGGCCAACGACCGGTCGGTGCGCTCCGGCCTGGCCGACCTGGTCGCGCGGGCGACCGGGGCAGGCCGGATCGACCCCGGCCTGGACCCGACCACGACCGCCACCTGGCTCGCCACCCTGGTGGACGGCCTGTTCAACCGCGTCGCGGTGGACGCGGGCTTCGCACCGGAGCGCGAACGCGAGTCACTGCACCTGATCCTCGCCCGACTCCTGCGCCACGAGGCCCAACCCGAATCCTGA